A single Phragmites australis chromosome 4, lpPhrAust1.1, whole genome shotgun sequence DNA region contains:
- the LOC133914753 gene encoding uncharacterized protein LOC133914753: MVVTNYLRRRLAPLREHARAAWMYTGSGDLTRTHIGPDGDLDEGALATLLKVVIGVDDLAQAVMPREELALCVDLGQAALQASMSEFDAQGMVDRPGCQNPGTIQIPGVDDNGGRGAAAEGSRPAARGDKGKHPWAYVRQLSSSSSPSPPRQRPAVGGATEGDRGGQSSGAESGTEARSRAWEPEGQGPAGGATAGSCTDQPSEKNSGATAGASPQRPEGQSPPPKRRKAEPGPKPQIPDFRIPKSRWRYRGPKTTPPKDPAGGQRQPEEPRPVPVPGPSAPVPRAPASPELRAPAGLEQQTPTEPAPSPPRKEGSSPQPSSGQAPEPLPEVLGSAWVVIGWLELAVAVEKAEHVALVDERGRLEEARKLLETRVASAHASYEKSMREVVEERETLEETCDEAVAA; encoded by the exons ATGGTGGTCACCAACTACCTACGCCGCCGTCTGGCCCCCTTGCGGGAGCATGCCCGCGctgcctggatgtacaccggctcGGGCGACCTGacgaggacccacatcggcCCGGACGGGGACCTCGACGAGGGGGCACTGGCGAccctgctgaaggtggtgaTCGGCGTCGACGACCTCGCCCAGGCGGTCATGCCCCGAGAGGAGCTAGCGCTCTGCGTGGATCTGGGCCAGGCGGCACTGCAAGCGTCCATGTCGGAGTTCGACGCTCAAGGGATGGTGGATCGTCCAGGGTGccagaaccccgggactatacaGATCCCCGGGGTAGATGACAACGGAGGGCGGGGCGCCGCTGCCGAAGGCAGCAGGCCGGCGGCCcgaggagacaaggggaagcatccctggGCATACGTCCGTCAGCTGTCttcatcgtcgtcgccgtcacctccgcGACAACGGCCGGCGGTGGGTGGCGCGACGGAGGGTGACCGAGGCGGCCAATCTTCGGGAGCAGAGTCCGGGACGGAGGCCAGATCTAGGGCGTGGGAGCCTGAGGGCCAGGGCCCGGCTGGCGGCGCAACGGCTGGCAGCTGTACCGACCAGCCATCGGAGAAAAACTCCGGGGCGACCGCTGGGGCCAGCCCACAAcggcccgagggccagagccctcccccgaagaggaggaaggcggagccCGGACCAAAGCCGCAAATCCCCGACTTCCGGATTCCGAAGTCTCGGTGGCGGTACCGTGGGCCGAAaaccac gccgcccaaggaccccgCAGGAGGCCAAAGGCAACCAGAGGAGCCAAGGCCAGTCCCTGTTCCAGGGCCGAGTGCGCCAGTTCCGAGGGCGCCGGCCAGCCCTGAGCTGAGGGCCCCGGCGGGTCTCGAGCAGCAAACGCCGACTGAACCTGCCCCGAGCCCTCCGAGGAAGGA gggatcTAGCCCCCAGCCATCTtctggccaggccccggaacccctcccggaggtGCTAGGAAGCGCCTGGGTGGTCATAGGGTGGCTTGAACTGGCCGTGGCGGTAGAGAAGGCAGAGCACGTTGCCCTGGTTGATGAGAGGGGCCGGCTGGAGGAGGCTCGAAAACTTTTGGAGACCCGCGTCGCCTCGGCTCACGCGTCTTACGAGAAGTCCATGCgcgaggtggtcgaggagcgGGAGACGCTGGAGGAGACATGTGACGAGGCTGTTGCTGCGtag